A region of Mustela lutreola isolate mMusLut2 chromosome 17, mMusLut2.pri, whole genome shotgun sequence DNA encodes the following proteins:
- the ZSCAN10 gene encoding zinc finger and SCAN domain-containing protein 10: MLEEPMSAAREPEQLGTVKLEEEETAGQEGPRHAEARPRPEVAHQLFRCFQYQEDMGPRAALSRLRELCCRWLRPELRTKEQILELLVLEQFLSALPAHLLARLQGQQLRDGEEVVLLLEGVQRESSTVGPLDFSFNTGKNCPRADITLEEQGGSSQVSSHSPKKEVSSEGPPALEAAKEPLPSQPGPSKPAELETWRHPPSTKQSLSPDPKRTFQVLQETVPQGPVLWLEENSRDQELAAVLESLTFEDVPAKKIWPAHPLGLENRTPDEEFKEEPRGVAWPAANSAESGAEAPGVAEEPDPPRLGPGPEASGSGEGGSPRGRSDILEVKVVGDAARSEPGMEFICTDCGLGFRELARLEAHQGRAHPGTRCFPCQCCGKSFGRSSILKLHMRTHTDERPHACHLCGHRFRQSSHLNKHLQTHSSEPAFLCAECGQGFQRRANLMQHLLAHAQDQKAPCVPETKSEARELAVVLCSHCGQTFQRRSSLKRHLRIHAKDKGHQCSECSGSLRPGPERRPYVCSDCGKAFRRSEHLGAHRRVHTGERPFSCQVCGRSFSQSSQLVCHQRVHTGEKPYSCTHCGKRFVRRAGLARHLLTHGGPRPHHCTQCGKTFSQTQDLARHRRSHTGEKPCRCSECGEGFSQSAHLARHQRIHTGEKPHACDTCGYRFRNSSNLARHRRSHTGERPYGCPTCGRSFRRNAHLQRHLATHAGAGNEAAARQAEPPQECRECGKSFSRSCNLLRHMLVHTGARPYSCAQCGRSFSRNSHLLRHLRTHARETLY; the protein is encoded by the exons ATGCTGGAAGAGCCCATGTCGGCTGCCCGAGAGCCAGAGCAGCTCGGAACAGTCAAACTGGAGGAAGAGGAGACTGCCGGTCAGGAGGGCCCCCGGCATGCAGAGGCCAGGCCCCGGCCGGAGGTGGCTCACCAGCTCTTCAGATGCTTCCAGTATCAGGAGGACATGGGGCCACGGGCAGCCCTGAGCCGGCTCCGGGAGCTCTGCTGCCGCTGGCTGCGGCCAGAGCTGCGTACCAAGGAGCAGATCCTGGAGCTGCTGGTGCTGGAGCAGTTCCTGAGCGCGCTGCCCGCCCACCTCCTGGCTCGGCTGCAGGGCCAACAGCTCAGAGACGGCGAGGAGGTGGTGTTGCTGCTGGAGGGTGTCCAGAGGGAGTCCAGCACCGTGGGGCCCCTG GATTTTAGTTTTAATACTGGCAAGAATTGTCCCCGGGCAGACATCACTTTGGAGGAACAGGGGGGCTCTTCCCAGGTCTCTAGTCACAGCCCCAAAAAGGAAGTGTCCTCAGAAGGACCCCCAGCCCTGGAGGCAGCAAAGGAACCTCTGCCATCCCAGCCAGGACCTTCCAAGCCCGCTGAGCTAGAGACCTGGAGACATCCCCCAAGTACAAAGCAGTCACTGAGCCCAGATCCCAAGAGGACATTCCAGGTCCTACAAGAGACTG TCCCCCAGGGCCCTGTGCTATGGCTGGAGGAAAACTCCCGGGATCAGGAGCTGGCAGCTGTGCTG GAGTCCCTGACATTTGAAGATGTCCCAGCAAAGAAGATTTGGCCTGCACACCCACTGG GACTTGAAAACAGAACCCCAGATGAGGAGTTCAAAGAGGAGCCCAGAGGGGTGGCCTGGCCTGCTGCCAACTCAGCAGAGTCTGGGGCAGAGGCTCCTGGGGTGGCAGAAGAGCCCGACCCTCCCCGGCTGGGGCCGGGCCCTGAAGCGAGTGGCTCCGGTGAAGGAGGGTCCCCTCGGGGCAGGAGTGACATTCTGGAGGTCAAAGTAGTCGGGGACGCGGCCAGGTCGGAGCCGGGGATGGAATTCATCTGCACAGACTGTGGTTTGGGCTTCCGAGAGCTCGCCCGCCTGGAGGCGCACCAGGGGCGCGCCCACCCGGGCACCCGGTGCTTCCCGTGCCAGTGCTGCGGGAAGAGCTTCGGCCGGAGTTCCATTCTCAAGCTGCACATGCGCACGCACACAGATGAGAGGCCCCATGCCTGCCACCTCTGCGGCCACCGCTTCCGCCAGAGCTCCCATCTGAACAAACACCTTCAGACTCACTCCTCCGAGCCCGCCTTTCTGTGTGCCGAGTGCGGTCAGGGCTTCCAGCGCCGCGCCAACCTCATGCAGCACCTGCTGGCGCACGCCCAGGACCAGAAGGCACCCTGCGTCCCTGAGACCAAGAGTGAAGCGCGAGAGCTGGCCGTGGTCCTGTGCTCTCACTGTGGCCAAACCTTCCAGCGCCGCTCCAGTCTCAAGCGACACCTGCGGATCCACGCCAAGGACAAGGGCCACCAGTGCTCTGAGTGCTCGGGCAGCCTGCGCCCGGGCCCGGAGCGCAGGCCTTACGTGTGCAGCGACTGCGGCAAGGCATTCCGGCGCAGCGAGCACCTGGGGGCCCACCGGCGCGTGCACACGGGGGAGAGGCCCTTCTCTTGCCAGGTGTGCGGCCGCAGTTTCAGTCAGAGCTCCCAGCTGGTCTGCCACCAGCGTGTGCACACGGGCGAGAAGCCCTACAGCTGCACGCACTGCGGCAAGCGCTTCGTGCGGCGGGCGGGTCTCGCCCGCCACCTCCTGACCCACGGCGGCCCAAGGCCCCACCACTGCACCCAGTGTGGCAAGACCTTCAGCCAGACCCAGGACCTTGCCCGCCACCGGCGCAGCCACACGGGCGAGAAGCCCTGCCGCTGCAGCGAGTGCGGCGAGGGCTTCAGCCAGAGCGCGCACCTGGCGCGCCACCAGCGCATCCACACCGGGGAGAAGCCCCACGCCTGCGACACCTGCGGCTACCGCTTCCGCAACAGCTCCAACCTGGCCCGCCACCGCCGCAGCCACACCGGCGAGCGACCCTATGGCTGCCCAACCTGCGGTCGCAGCTTCCGGCGGAACGCTCACCTGCAGCGGCACCTGGCCACCCACGCGGGGGCCGGCAACGAGGCGGCGGCCCGGCAGGCCGAGCCCCCCCAGGAGTGCCGGGAGTGCGGCAAGAGCTTCAGCCGCAGCTGTAACCTGCTACGCCACATGCTGGTGCACACGGGGGCCAGGCCCTACTCGTGCGCACAGTGTGGCCGCAGCTTCAGCCGCAACTCCCACCTGCTGCGCCACTTGAGAACCCACGCGCGCGAGACCCTGTACTAG